In the Silvanigrella aquatica genome, TTATAATTATTTACAGCAAACAGGACTTAGTATTTCAGGTTCTCTTTATTTAAACTTAAAGAAGGACTCTTTCCAAAGTAATTTATCATTATATAAGTTGTTACCTTATAACTCTCTGACGACACCCCCTCAATACATAGGAGTGCAAGAAGCCCTGATGGCAAGTGTGCGAGGTTTGTTTTCATTTAATTTATTTCATACTGGATTTTATTTACAAAAAAAGGAAAAAACAAACGGAAAATGGATGTACTGGAAAACAGATTTCACATTGGGTGGAGGAAAATACAATAGTTTAGGTAACGAATTAAATTCGGCTGGACAAAGTTTAGGTGAAATTGATTATTATAATTTAAACTCTTCAGTCTTATCTTCTCTTTCTTTTTACAAGCAAAAATTTTCTCTTATGGGGCAAATTTCAACAACCCAAGGGAATAGCACTTTAAACATTAAAGAAATATATTCTCCTTATCAAAGTTATATTTTAGGAAATACAGAATCGTTAAATTATATTAGTTACCCTTTGCTTGGTTCAGGATCTTTATTTAAATTATCTTCTGGATATTGGAGTTATTCCGGAACACTAGGTTATGATTTTCCTTTATATCCTTCCTTTGAAAAAAAATTTCTATTTACTTTTTTAGATAATTTACGAGGTGTCGCTTCTATTACCCGCGGTGGAACTTCTAACACACAAAACTTTTCGACCTTTAATGCTATAACCAGCGCCAGCGTAGGATCTTCTGTGACTATAGATATTAAAGGTTTTCAACTGTATCCCTCCCTAGTTTATGGATGGATTGTCGGACAGGAAAATAATTGGTATATTATAATGCAAATGAAGTTTATGAATGTTCTTTAATTCTTTCTTCTTTAAAATCCGACGCCAGCCGAATAAAAAACCATTTATTATAATTAGAAATAGATAAAATATCAATTGCATAATAAAAAATTATTAACTAAATTTGCATTTTTATTAAAAAACTATATTAGAAAACAACTTAGAGTTACAATGTTGTAATTCGTTTTAAATAATTATTAATAATAAAAATGAGAGACTATGAACAAAATAATTCGTTTTTTTATCCCCTTTTCTTTGCTTTTTTCTCATGCTGAGATTTTCCCCTCACCAGCAGTCGAAAATGCGTCAATTCAAATGCAAAATCAACATTCTTTGCAAATAAAATACAATAAAATCATGAAAAGACTTATAAAACTTCAAAATCAGATCGCCCGGTTTGGAGATAGGCACCAAGAAAGATTAAGTGATAACAATAAAGTTGAAATATACACGCTGTTACAAGCTTTAGAACGCAATTATTATATGCTAAATAGGATGGGAGAAGCGGTAAGCTCTCCTGAACTTCAACCTTTTCTGCGCCAAGCTCTTTCAAGTGCCGAAATTGAGATCAAAAAATCTAGAGAATTTTTAAATCGCCACAATGCTCTTGCAAATTAAATTGTAAAAGATTTATTCTAATTTTATTTAAAAATATCTTTGTGTTATATATAATTCTTACTTAAATTTTATTAAAATTGTCGATAAAATTCGATTTACATATTATTAAAAATAAAGTATATGTTGAATTTGTTTTACTATCTTGATTTTATTTAAGAATGGGATTCAGAATGATTTCTAAAACTTTTTTAGCGGTAGATGATGTTGGAATCATTAATATATTTTTAGATCCTACTTTAATTGCCATACCTCCCGTTATAACAATAAAATTTAAAAAAGGCACTTCAAGCGCGAAAAATAATGGAAAAGCAGTTCTTCTGGAAGGTGATGAAAAAAATTTTGAATGCATTCCTCCCACTATTGTTTATACAGCTCCACCATTTATCCAGCCAGGAACTCTGGAACTTGAAGAAATTATTTTAGATTCAAGTCATTATTCAGATTATGCGACAGATAATAATAAAAAACTTCTTATTGCTGGCTCAGCTCCCTTTACAGCTAAATTTAAAGTGAAAACAAAAGCAGCCATACCACCCATCCCTCCGAAGCCCGACCCCACTTTTGACCCCCGGCCTGTTTATATTGGTAAAGGGAATTGTATTCCCGCTGGTATTAACTTTCATGAAGGTAATTAAATTTTTAATATCAACAATCACATTTTTTAATGCAGTGGTTCCCGCTTTTTCCCAAGAAGTATCTATCAACAGCGCTTATGTTTACTGCGCCGATGAAAACAAAAATTGGCACTGGCTTGATGATGGTGAAACAAAGATAGAGGGACAGTGGTTAAAATTTTCAATTGAAAAAAATAGTCTTACCTATACTTATTATTTTATAGTGGGTGACAGTTTAGATAAAATAGAAAATCTCAGAAAAGAATGCCAAAAAAAATTTGGAAAAGAATTTCATTATGCTCAACCCGCCACAATTAATACCCTAGGATGGTATCGCTTTGCTACGCACAATTTAATCACAGCACCAGGGCATATTTCTTATGGAACAAATGTCCCACGCCGTGATAGACAAAAAAATTCTGGAAAATTTAGAAATCCTCCAGAATTTTGCTTGTTTTATAATGATAACAAAGGCTAAATATATCGTTAAATTAACGACGGATACCAAGCTCAGCGATCAGTTTTTGGTAAGCGCCTTCGTTTTTACTCTTGAGGTAATCAAGAAGACCGCGACGTTGGCTAACGAGCGCTAAAAGTCCACGACGACCTGCATAGTCTTTTGCATGAACGCGGAAATGATCCGTAAGTTGGTTGATGCGCTCTGTTAAAAGAGCTACTTGAACTTGTGGAGAACCCGTGTCAGATTCGTGCGTACGGAATTTAGCAATGGTTTCTGCGCGTTTTTCAACAGTGATTTGCATGGTAAATCCTTTCTGGGATAACCCAAATATTTAAAAATACAGGAAAAAACAAGTTTTAGCTTCCATGCTGAGTAGCACAAAACCGATTCTTTCCTAATTAAAGGCAAAAGCCTCTGTCGCTCGTATCATTACACCTATAGGAAGGCAATCGAAAATGTCTTTTACTTTAAAAAAAGGATTTACTTTTGGAGGGTGGCTTCCGGCTTTAATACCTCAATATCCTTCCTATTCTACAATGAGAAATGATACTTCCCATCCTATAGAAAACGTGGAAAGTGACGAATATGGGCTCTTTCAGGCTTACCTCGCAGGGATAAAAAACGCGTCCATCGCCAATCCTAACCCCTCCGTAGGCTGTGTTGTTATAAAAAATAATAAAATAATATCAATTGGTTGCACTGAAAAATGGGGTTCCCGCCACGCTGAACGGGTGGCCTTTGCCCCTCTCTCAGCAGCCGACTTAGAAGGATCGCGAGTCTATGTGAGCTTAGAACCCTGTACCCATATGGGACGACAGCCTCCTTGCATTCATTTATTTGAAAATACAGGAATAAAAAAGGTTGTTATCGGTTGCGAAGATCCCAACCCCGTCGTCACCAAAAACGGTATAAGACAGCTTCAAAATTTAGGCATCGGTTCTTTTAATTCTTATTATTCCAATGAAATTAAGGCATGGAATTACCCTTTTTTTATTCAGCAAAAAGAAAAACGTCCCTTTATCGCCTTAAAATGGGCTCAATCACTTGATGGCTGCCTCGCCGATGACAACAATGGCTGGAAGTGGATTTCGGGTGAAGAATCTCGCACCTACGCTCATTGGCTAAGACAAAAATACGATGCCATTATGGTAGGCATTGGTACTGTTTTAAATGACTTTCCTTCATTGGATATCAGAAATTTAAAACACCCTGAATTAAGAAATCCACTGAAAATAATTTACGACCCCGAAGGTAAAATTTTTGAATGTTCTCTAGAACAACAAGAAAATATAATGCAAAAAACATTTTCACCAGGCACACATAAAGTTGTTCTCATAAATGCAAATATTCTCAACAATAATAAAAGAGATAACTCAAACTGGCATAATAAAATGTATAATAATCCTGAGATTCACTTTCTGACATTAAATTATAAGGAAGAAAATATTCTTGCAAAAAATATTTTTAATGAGGAAGTCACAGCGCAAATTTCAGAAATATTAAATCGCCCCCTACAAAGCATTTTAATTGAAGGGGGAAGTCGACTTCTCAGCTCTTTTATCCATAATGAAAGTTTTGATGTCATTCATTTATTTATAGCTCCTTTTTTTCTTGGCGGAGAAAAACACAAATTGTTTTCAAAAGAAAAACGAGGATTTCAAGTATATCCTAATAAAGAAGTGGCTTTAGAAAAGAGATTACATATTGCTGTCCAGGAAAAATTAGGAAATGATATTTTAATTGAAATGATTCCTAAATAATAATTTCATTCATATTAATTAAACGATAACATTTTGCAGGTCTATGAAATATAATAGGACCAATTAAATCTGTCATAACTACACGATTTTGTAATTTATTGCATTCTACGCGCACTTTATTATTTGATATTTTAGTACACACCCGAATACAAATTCCATCATTTATTTCTATAGCACAAACAACTTTATTTAAACTATCTACCTGCGATAATTTTCTCCAAATAAATCCGACATGATCACCATAGTTGTAATAGGGAGTATTTAAATTATCTTCCACTGTCATAATTTCAGAATCACAATATCGAGATTTAAACAACAAAATATCTGTACAAGCTTTCGACTCTTGATCATCTATTTCATAAAAAATTTTTGAACAAATTTCTTCTCCAAAAGGAAGTTCGCCCACTCCATCAAAAAACCAGGATTCAGAAACTTTGACTCCCTCTAATAAAAAAGCTTCATAAATTTTCTGACCTGTAATGACAGATTTAATAATAGGGCTCTCCTCATACTGCTTAATTGAGTTTGAAAGAATATTGTACTTGGAAGAAAAGTATTTTTTAGTTTTATTTAATATACCAACCCTTATAGAATAAGCTCTTAATCCAGCAGATTGAGTCAATAATCTTTTAATATCGGACATGTCATACTCCTCTTACCAAGGGCAATATCAATAAGATATTTTCTTACAACTTCGAGAAGAGCAAGCTCAAAAGATTGAAACCATTGCCCCTGCCTCGTAAAGGAATTAAAATCCACATCAAATATAAAATCTTTTTTTTCTACGCCATAAATACAAACAAAACAATATTTACGATTGAGTTGAATGGTTCTATACATACCATTATGTACCTTAAAATACTTGCTACGTTCCTGGTTTAGCAAAACACCCACACGTACGGAGCTGTTAAACATTTTAATCTGACTTAATTCAAGCTCCTTAAAATGAAACGTTTGTTTCCTTGTATATTTCATTTGATTTAAAAAAGGATCAATTTGATAGATATTCATTAAAAAATAATGATTTGTTAATCCCGTAGTATCGCCCCCTAAATTAATACATTCCAGAGCTGAAAGATCGATAATATTGGGATCGACATAATTAAAAATACGATCTGCTTTATAAAAACGTATCACATTTCTAATATCATTCTGTAAAAGTGGATTTATAAGGGTGGTATAAATTCTTTCAGACTTTTCCATGGTTGGCCTCAGGAGAAAACCGATTGTATAATTAATACTAAGAAACAAAGCAGACTGCAGTTGGTATTTTATCGGGTCACCTAATAAAACAGTTATAGCAAACCAATGCCCTTGAGCAAAGTAATATATAAATAATTTGATTTGAAAAGCTTCGATTTATCTTCTGAGTTAAAAATTGATAATTTGAATTGCAAAAATGACTCTTCCTAAAATAAAAATGAACATATTCTAGAATATATTTTTGCGTTATTGACTTAAAAACATTTATATTCTGCACTATAAAAATATTTTCAAATAACTGGTAGGCTTTTGAGGCATGAAAACAAGGATTTTGTAAATCGCTAAATAAATAATCTCTATAAAAGTGCCGCCCATAATTGATCGTTTTAAACTCAAAAAAAATTTGATAAGTATGCTTTTCTTTTTTAAAATATTTAAAATTTGTATTTATCATATAGTTATTTTCAATATCACCTTCCTTACCCAAAAAATACTTTGGTTAAATCCTATAATACAATGAGATAGCAGAATCTATTGAAATAGAAAACTTCAAAGCAAATGGATGTGTCATAGAAATCATTATGTAAGTATCTGTTCATAAAGTATTTTTTTATTTTTAAGATTTTAATATACTGAAATTGTTTTACTATTTTTTTTGATATGATACTTATTGAGAGTCAAGATAAAAGGGATTAGGTTTATAGCAACGAATTTAAAGCGCTCTCCATATGAATGCTTTCATTCATTAAAAATGGTTTTTTTGAGGAGATTTTCATGGACGGAAATTTTGTCAACCATCAATCTGTTGTGTCTGAAATTATTAATAAAGATTTTTTTTATCCGGAATCTTTTGCTTTTTCAAAGCTTTCACCTTTATTGATTAGATTTTTGAATCAATTAAAAAAATCTGGGAAATCAGTAAATACGATAAGTGCATACCGCAATGATCTTTCTTTATTTTGCGAATTCCTTATAGAAAAACAAATCAGCCCGGATAATTATTCCTATCCTGCACAGGAAAACTGGCTGCATTTTCTTAAGGAAAATGGGAGGCACTCACAGTCAAGCATGCGTAGAGCACAAATGAGTGTGAGAACATTCATTCACTTCTTAGTCTCAGAAAAGATTATTACAAACTCTCCTTTTCTTGATATTAAGTCTCCCAAGCAACCCGCTCCCGCTCTTCTCACAGTGACTCACGAAAAATATTTAAGCCTCTGCCGGACTTTAAAACAGCTAGCTCTCAATAAAGATGAAAAAGCAATTCGGGATTGGACACTTATTCTCATTCTTGGGGAATGCGGTCTGAAAGCCTCAGAAGCTTCGAACCTAACATGGGGCGATGTTTGGCCCGAACTCGAAGATCCCACTTCCGAATCTTCCATCGCCGGCTGTTTGAAAGTAACAGGTAATAATGAGCGTTTGGTACCTTATAATATGGAAGTATCACGTGCTCTGAGTATGCTTAAAGAAACAAGAGAACAAATGGCTTTGCCTACAACTCTCGATTCAAAATTATTTTTTGGATACTTGAATGTCAGTCGTAAAACACGCACAAACTTTTTACACAGACATGGAATTAAGTTTGTCATCTATGAAGTATGTACTGAAATTTTAGGAATTCCCTATAATTCAGAAAGTTTAAGAAATCATGCTATTTTACGCTGGCTTGCCAAAGGTATGGATAATGAAAAAGTGGCTAATTTAGCGGGTTATTCTTCTTTAAATTCTCTGGAACGCTTTTTGAATAGCAAAGAAAGAAAGAAAATTTCTCCCCGTAAGTTGAAGTCTACCAAATAATAAAAATAGGGTAGACTTTTTTTATTTCTCTTTGAAATTTAAAAGCGCAAACTTCTCGGAATCGAAATGAATCAAAATCTCAGAATTGTTTCCTTAGTACCAAGTTTAACAGAAACACTTTGTGATTTTGGTCTAGAAAAAAACATTGTAGGTTGTACAAATTATTGTGTCATTCCTAAAACGTTGCGAAAATCATCGATTTCTATTGGCGGTACAAAGGATCCTGATCTAAATAAAATTTTATCCTTAATGCCAACCCATATTATTACTAATAAAGAAGAAAATACGGAAGCCATAAGATTAGAGCTAAAAAAACAGCCTGGTTTTAAAAATATAAAGATTATTGAAACCTTTCCCAAAAATGCAAAGGACGCCATTGCACTTGTCATTGAGCTTGGTGAAATATTTAAATGCCAAAATTTTACAAACAAATGGACTTTGGAAGCCAATCAAGCTTATGAAAAATGTTTAAAAGAAAGTCATTTAAAAATTAATTATCTTTATTTCATTTGGAGAAATCCTTGGATGGTTGCTGGAAATCACACCTATATTTCGGCAATGCTGGAATTGGTAGGATTCCAAAATCTTATGATAACAAAGGAAGATTTATCAAGTCGTTACCCAATTATAAATGAAAATAGCGAAATAATAAAAAAACCCCAAATTTTATTTTTTAGTTCTGAACCTTATCCTTTTAAAAAAAGACACGCCGAAGAGTTTTTAAAAATTTCAAATAAACATCAAGATCATTATTTGCACGTTGATGGACAAAAATTGAGCTGGTATGGAACCCGAACTTTAAAAGGGCTAAAGTATCTATTGGACTTAAAAAAAGAAGTCTGTCATACAGTAATGTAATTGCTAAGGATAATTTTTATGCTCACAAACAATACGCTATCTCTATTTCGGCATGTTTTTATTTTACAAATTCTGCTCATGTGTTTTCAAATACAAGCCGTAGAAAATCCATCTTATAAAGTCATCAACTGCCATGATGGGGATACCTGCAAGTTACGCAGCACCGATAATTTGATTTTAAAAATTAGATTGATTGGCATCGATGCCCCTGAGGTCTCTAATCGTAAAAATAAAGACAACCAACAGTATGGTAAAGAAAGTACAGATTATTTAAATAATCTTATTAAAAATAAAACAGTGCAATTAAAAAATTATGCTTCCGATGCCTACGGTAGAAATCTATCAGAAATCTTTTTAAATAAAGAAAATATCAATTTAAAAATGATTGAAAATGGGATGGCAGAAGTTTATAAGGGAAAAAAGGAAAAAGAATTTAACATTGATTTTTACATAGAAGCAGAAAAAAAAGCGCAGAAAAATAAATTGGGTATATGGTCATTAAAAAACTATCAAAGTCCCAAGGATTATAGAAATTCTCACAAAAATTAATTTATTAATTTTTCATTTCTTTCAATTTATCCACTATTTTTTGAATGATGTTTAAAGGTATTCGTGTTTTTTCTGAAACTTCAGCAAGTGAGAGAGAAAGTAAATCTTTTAAATTAGGATAGGTCTCAATTAATTTTTTTCTGCGCTTAGCACCTAATCCGTGAACATCTAATAATACCGATTTTATACTTAATTTATCGCGCCTTTGCCTATGAAATGTAATGGCAAAGCGATGCGCTTCGTCACGCAATTGAGTGACTAATTTAAATTCAGGAGAACCTTGCTTTAATATTTTCGTTTCCGGTTCTTGCTCAGGTAAAATGTCCCCATTTTCATCTCTTTTAGGAATAACTAATCTTTCAAATGAATTTATAATTTGCGAAGAAGTAAAATTATTTTCACCACGAGATTTGGCAATGCCAACAATATTTAATTTTGCTAAACCTAAGGATTTTATGACCCATCCCACTTCACGAATTTGCGGCGTCCCCCCATCAATCAAAATAAGATCGGGATATTTTGTATGTTCACGATCCTTAAATCGCCTTCTTATCACTTCCCGCAAACTGGCAAAATCATCCGCATTCCCTCCTGTTTCCTTAATAATATATTTTTTATAACCACTTTTTAAAGGTTTTGCATTTTTAAATGTAACCTGCGATGCCACTGTTTCAGTTCCATGAAATGTGGAAATATCAAAACACTCAATAAGCATAGGCAGAGATTCTAAATTTAAAAAACTTTGTAATCCCATCATCATATTGTTGCTATTTTCATCCATTTTAATTTGTTCATGGAATTTATTTTCAGCATTTTGATTAGAATGGTGGGTTAAATCTTTTAATTTTAAAATTAAATTTTTATTCATATTTGTAATATTTTTTACATATTCTTCTCTTTTGACATAAAAAATATCTAAATTGTTACTTTCCTTATTTAAGTTTTGCTGTTTTTGATGTGCTAAAAATTCGTTTACCATTTTTATATGTTCATTTGAGATTACATTTTTTGCATTTTCAAATAATATCCCTTCAGGAATTGTTTTATTTTGATAATATTGGCAGATAAAGGAAGTCAATATTCTTTCTTGCTCCCGTTTTTTATTATCAATTTCTCCTTCTTCCCCAGGCTCTTCAGTTAAATGTTTTACAATATAAGAATGCCCACCGACAATTTTTCCATCACGTATATTTGTGACATGAAAAGTAACTAATTCTTCATTCCAATAAGAACCTAAAATATCAACCTCAATATCAACGTCTAAAGTAACGGACTGATTTATTGTTAATCCTTCTAAAGCTTTTATTTGATCGCGTAATAATGCTGCTTTCTCAAATTTCATTTCATCTGCTGCTCTTAACATTTCGTCTTTAATTTTTTTAGAAATATCTTTGGATTTTGAATTTAAAATGGCGATCACATTATTTAAATGTTCCCTATATTCTTCAGTGTTCACAGCAAG is a window encoding:
- a CDS encoding tyrosine-type recombinase/integrase, with the protein product MDGNFVNHQSVVSEIINKDFFYPESFAFSKLSPLLIRFLNQLKKSGKSVNTISAYRNDLSLFCEFLIEKQISPDNYSYPAQENWLHFLKENGRHSQSSMRRAQMSVRTFIHFLVSEKIITNSPFLDIKSPKQPAPALLTVTHEKYLSLCRTLKQLALNKDEKAIRDWTLILILGECGLKASEASNLTWGDVWPELEDPTSESSIAGCLKVTGNNERLVPYNMEVSRALSMLKETREQMALPTTLDSKLFFGYLNVSRKTRTNFLHRHGIKFVIYEVCTEILGIPYNSESLRNHAILRWLAKGMDNEKVANLAGYSSLNSLERFLNSKERKKISPRKLKSTK
- the ribD gene encoding bifunctional diaminohydroxyphosphoribosylaminopyrimidine deaminase/5-amino-6-(5-phosphoribosylamino)uracil reductase RibD; this translates as MSFTLKKGFTFGGWLPALIPQYPSYSTMRNDTSHPIENVESDEYGLFQAYLAGIKNASIANPNPSVGCVVIKNNKIISIGCTEKWGSRHAERVAFAPLSAADLEGSRVYVSLEPCTHMGRQPPCIHLFENTGIKKVVIGCEDPNPVVTKNGIRQLQNLGIGSFNSYYSNEIKAWNYPFFIQQKEKRPFIALKWAQSLDGCLADDNNGWKWISGEESRTYAHWLRQKYDAIMVGIGTVLNDFPSLDIRNLKHPELRNPLKIIYDPEGKIFECSLEQQENIMQKTFSPGTHKVVLINANILNNNKRDNSNWHNKMYNNPEIHFLTLNYKEENILAKNIFNEEVTAQISEILNRPLQSILIEGGSRLLSSFIHNESFDVIHLFIAPFFLGGEKHKLFSKEKRGFQVYPNKEVALEKRLHIAVQEKLGNDILIEMIPK
- the uvrC gene encoding excinuclease ABC subunit UvrC, translated to MNLQTHQKTGALTRLKYLREKLSQVPQKPGVYLHKDLSGEILYVGKAKNLNARLKSYFTGIENHTPKTRALVAKITDFDIIVTETEYESLLLENNLIKHNQPNYNILLRDDKAYPYIKIDIQEKWPRVTIVRKRKKDGSLYFGPFTLSGQVMQLMNVINRFFPLVKCTPMVFKTVTRPCNYYDIKRCLGPCKLAVNTEEYREHLNNVIAILNSKSKDISKKIKDEMLRAADEMKFEKAALLRDQIKALEGLTINQSVTLDVDIEVDILGSYWNEELVTFHVTNIRDGKIVGGHSYIVKHLTEEPGEEGEIDNKKREQERILTSFICQYYQNKTIPEGILFENAKNVISNEHIKMVNEFLAHQKQQNLNKESNNLDIFYVKREEYVKNITNMNKNLILKLKDLTHHSNQNAENKFHEQIKMDENSNNMMMGLQSFLNLESLPMLIECFDISTFHGTETVASQVTFKNAKPLKSGYKKYIIKETGGNADDFASLREVIRRRFKDREHTKYPDLILIDGGTPQIREVGWVIKSLGLAKLNIVGIAKSRGENNFTSSQIINSFERLVIPKRDENGDILPEQEPETKILKQGSPEFKLVTQLRDEAHRFAITFHRQRRDKLSIKSVLLDVHGLGAKRRKKLIETYPNLKDLLSLSLAEVSEKTRIPLNIIQKIVDKLKEMKN
- a CDS encoding thermonuclease family protein, with protein sequence MLTNNTLSLFRHVFILQILLMCFQIQAVENPSYKVINCHDGDTCKLRSTDNLILKIRLIGIDAPEVSNRKNKDNQQYGKESTDYLNNLIKNKTVQLKNYASDAYGRNLSEIFLNKENINLKMIENGMAEVYKGKKEKEFNIDFYIEAEKKAQKNKLGIWSLKNYQSPKDYRNSHKN
- a CDS encoding helical backbone metal receptor, with product MNQNLRIVSLVPSLTETLCDFGLEKNIVGCTNYCVIPKTLRKSSISIGGTKDPDLNKILSLMPTHIITNKEENTEAIRLELKKQPGFKNIKIIETFPKNAKDAIALVIELGEIFKCQNFTNKWTLEANQAYEKCLKESHLKINYLYFIWRNPWMVAGNHTYISAMLELVGFQNLMITKEDLSSRYPIINENSEIIKKPQILFFSSEPYPFKKRHAEEFLKISNKHQDHYLHVDGQKLSWYGTRTLKGLKYLLDLKKEVCHTVM
- the rpsO gene encoding 30S ribosomal protein S15, with translation MQITVEKRAETIAKFRTHESDTGSPQVQVALLTERINQLTDHFRVHAKDYAGRRGLLALVSQRRGLLDYLKSKNEGAYQKLIAELGIRR